Proteins encoded together in one Candidatus Sulfotelmatobacter sp. window:
- a CDS encoding glycoside hydrolase family 2 protein, giving the protein MNPSRRLAFALPFLLLSSLIAQNPAAEPRLPLHAGWSLQTSAKVEAKGEVISTPQFAPKGWHEVTVPTTVVAALVKEKVFPDPLFAMNLRDYPGVNYPIGSNFSNIAMAPDSPYAVSWWYRKQFTVPTSYKGKTVWLKFNGINYRANIWLNGKQIAKDDDVAGAWRTYEFNVTAAAKPGSENVLAVQVFSPTEHNLAITFVDWNPAPPDKNMGLWREVYLTTSGPVALRYPTVVSKVNTPANDSAQLTVTAQLKNGTNQPVKGKLKGEIESVKFEQDVELAPNEAKDVTFTPDKFQQLVFSNPRLWWPKQMGKPNLYPLTMEFEANGAVSDRSRTDFGIREITSDLNSVGGRAFHINGKNILIRGGGWTPDLMLREDSQRMHDEFRYVRDLGLNTIRLEGKLETQEFFDLADRQGILVMAGWCCCDFWERWAHWQPQDFEIAKQSLRDQIYRLRSHPALVMWLNGSDNAAPPDVEQMYLDVEKELLWPNPVVSSATGKKTSVTGDSGMKMSGPYEYIAPSYWEVDTPEGQPGRKLCNPGGCGGAYGFDTETSMGPAVPPVESIRAMVGKDHMWPIDDVWNYHAGGGEFKTIGVFTEALTNRYGKSDNVEDFAAKSQMQTYEGVRAMYEAYSRNKYQSTGVVQWMLNNAWPSMIWHLYDYYLRPGGGYFGAKRAMESLHPIYGYDDHSIWVVSSQYEDVKGLKLTTTIYNLDMTEKFTQSNPVDAASDSTAKIFVLPDVSGLSNTYFLSLRLEDSTGKLVGSNFYWLSTKPETLDWAKSNWYVTPTASYADYTALSQLPKVKLKVMDRSEKKGEEEITHVTLQNPSKNLAFFVRLKVNKGAKGEEILPVVWEDNYISLMPGEKRELTATYRASELGAAKPTVEVTGWNIE; this is encoded by the coding sequence ATGAACCCAAGCCGGCGCCTCGCATTCGCTCTACCATTCCTCCTGCTTTCATCCCTCATCGCTCAAAACCCCGCGGCCGAGCCCCGCCTGCCACTTCACGCCGGCTGGTCCCTGCAAACCTCCGCCAAAGTCGAAGCCAAGGGTGAGGTCATCTCCACGCCGCAATTTGCTCCCAAGGGATGGCATGAAGTCACCGTCCCCACCACTGTCGTCGCCGCGCTGGTCAAAGAAAAAGTTTTCCCCGACCCTCTCTTCGCCATGAACCTGCGCGACTATCCCGGCGTGAACTATCCCATCGGTTCCAATTTTTCCAACATCGCCATGGCCCCAGACAGTCCCTATGCCGTCTCCTGGTGGTATCGCAAGCAGTTCACCGTGCCCACCTCCTACAAGGGCAAGACCGTCTGGCTGAAGTTTAACGGCATTAACTATCGCGCCAACATCTGGCTCAACGGAAAACAAATCGCCAAAGACGACGATGTCGCCGGCGCGTGGCGCACCTATGAATTCAACGTGACCGCAGCGGCCAAGCCCGGTTCGGAGAATGTCCTGGCAGTACAGGTTTTTTCTCCCACCGAGCACAATCTCGCCATCACCTTCGTCGACTGGAATCCCGCGCCTCCCGACAAGAACATGGGACTGTGGCGCGAGGTCTACCTCACCACCAGCGGCCCCGTCGCGTTGCGCTATCCGACGGTCGTGTCCAAAGTGAATACGCCCGCGAACGACAGCGCACAACTCACCGTGACCGCGCAACTGAAGAACGGCACCAACCAGCCGGTCAAAGGCAAGCTCAAAGGCGAAATCGAAAGCGTCAAATTCGAACAGGATGTAGAACTCGCGCCCAACGAAGCGAAAGACGTCACCTTTACGCCCGATAAATTCCAGCAACTCGTCTTCTCGAACCCTCGGCTGTGGTGGCCGAAACAAATGGGTAAACCGAATCTCTATCCGCTCACCATGGAATTCGAAGCCAACGGCGCCGTGAGCGACCGCTCGCGCACCGACTTCGGCATTCGCGAAATCACCTCCGACCTCAATTCCGTCGGCGGCCGCGCCTTCCACATCAACGGCAAGAACATCCTGATTCGCGGCGGCGGCTGGACTCCCGATCTGATGCTCCGCGAAGATTCCCAGCGCATGCATGACGAATTCCGCTACGTCCGCGACCTGGGTCTCAACACCATCCGTCTCGAAGGCAAACTCGAGACCCAGGAATTCTTCGACCTCGCCGACCGCCAGGGCATCCTCGTCATGGCCGGGTGGTGCTGCTGCGATTTCTGGGAGCGCTGGGCGCACTGGCAGCCCCAGGATTTTGAAATTGCCAAGCAGTCCCTGCGCGATCAGATCTACCGCCTGCGCAGCCATCCTGCGCTCGTCATGTGGCTGAATGGCAGCGACAACGCCGCTCCGCCGGACGTTGAGCAGATGTATCTCGATGTGGAAAAAGAATTGCTCTGGCCGAATCCGGTGGTTTCATCGGCAACCGGAAAAAAGACAAGCGTCACCGGCGACAGCGGCATGAAGATGAGCGGCCCCTACGAATATATAGCTCCAAGCTATTGGGAAGTCGACACTCCTGAAGGTCAGCCCGGCCGCAAATTGTGCAATCCCGGCGGCTGCGGCGGCGCTTACGGCTTCGATACCGAGACCAGCATGGGGCCGGCGGTTCCGCCCGTCGAAAGCATCCGCGCCATGGTGGGCAAGGACCACATGTGGCCTATCGACGATGTCTGGAACTACCACGCCGGCGGCGGCGAATTCAAAACCATCGGCGTTTTCACCGAAGCCTTAACCAATCGCTATGGCAAATCCGACAACGTGGAGGACTTCGCCGCCAAGTCGCAGATGCAGACCTACGAAGGCGTCCGCGCCATGTACGAGGCCTACAGTCGCAATAAGTACCAGTCCACCGGCGTGGTTCAGTGGATGCTCAACAACGCCTGGCCCTCCATGATCTGGCACCTCTACGATTATTACCTGCGCCCCGGCGGCGGCTACTTCGGCGCCAAACGCGCCATGGAATCTCTTCACCCGATCTACGGCTACGACGATCACTCGATCTGGGTCGTCAGCAGCCAGTATGAAGATGTGAAGGGCCTGAAGCTCACCACGACAATTTACAACCTCGACATGACCGAGAAGTTCACGCAGTCGAATCCCGTCGATGCTGCGTCCGACAGCACGGCAAAGATCTTCGTTCTCCCCGACGTCAGCGGTTTGAGCAACACCTATTTTCTCTCGCTGCGCCTCGAAGATTCCACCGGCAAACTCGTCGGCTCCAATTTCTACTGGCTCTCCACCAAACCCGAAACCCTCGACTGGGCGAAAAGCAATTGGTATGTGACACCCACCGCCTCCTACGCGGACTATACCGCGCTGTCGCAATTGCCGAAGGTAAAGCTAAAAGTTATGGACCGCAGCGAGAAAAAAGGCGAAGAAGAAATCACTCATGTCACGCTGCAAAACCCCAGCAAGAACCTCGCCTTCTTCGTCCGCCTGAAAGTCAATAAAGGCGCGAAGGGCGAAGAAATCCTCCCGGTAGTCTGGGAAGACAACTACATCTCTCTAATGCCCGGCGAAAAACGCGAACTCACCGCAACCTACCGCGCCAGCGAATTAGGCGCAGCGAAACCCACAGTCGAAGTTACCGGCTGGAACATAGAGTGA
- a CDS encoding APC family permease, with translation METTAAPAVPRLRRTLTLWDLIFYGIVLIQPIAPVPLYGVAQKLSDGHFVTIILIALFAMLITAVSYGRMGALYPTAGSAYTYVGKGLNPHLGFLAGWAMILDYLLQPLINTVWIATALHERYVHQVPFVVWALLIAGIMTVLNLIGVKASATANKVLLAVMSVVVVAFVVLALKYLYGGQGWAGLFSLQPLYNPQTFNAHKIMTATSFAALTYIGFDGVTTLAEDVENPKRNVLLAVVLTCIFAGVCSAFEAYLGARVWPDWQSFPNLETAFMDICSRVGGVVLFNAMGVILIVAAFGSGLTGTLGAARLLFGMGRDNVLPKKFFGQLKPGTSTPTNNILLIGGLSFVGAVLLYHIGNAYEHAGELLNFGAFLAFMGVNFACFWQFSVLASKNGGERRLVRDAILPIIGFLFCLLIWLNLNIIAKTVGGIWFAIGLLYVGYKTNWFRSAPVMIDFSDS, from the coding sequence ATGGAAACCACCGCTGCTCCTGCTGTTCCGCGCCTGCGTCGCACGCTTACTCTTTGGGATTTGATTTTTTACGGGATCGTCCTGATCCAGCCCATCGCGCCGGTGCCACTCTATGGCGTGGCTCAGAAACTTTCTGACGGACACTTCGTAACCATCATTCTGATCGCGCTGTTCGCCATGTTGATTACGGCCGTCAGTTACGGGCGCATGGGAGCACTGTATCCGACGGCGGGATCGGCTTACACCTATGTCGGGAAGGGGTTGAACCCGCATCTTGGATTTCTGGCGGGCTGGGCGATGATTTTGGATTACTTGCTGCAGCCGCTCATTAATACGGTCTGGATTGCAACAGCGTTGCATGAGCGTTATGTACACCAGGTTCCCTTTGTGGTGTGGGCTTTGCTGATCGCGGGCATTATGACCGTGCTGAACCTGATTGGCGTCAAAGCGTCCGCAACCGCGAACAAGGTGCTGCTGGCGGTTATGTCTGTTGTAGTCGTCGCGTTTGTCGTGCTCGCTTTGAAATATTTGTATGGCGGGCAGGGATGGGCCGGCCTGTTTTCGTTGCAGCCGCTTTACAATCCGCAGACCTTCAACGCACATAAGATCATGACCGCGACTTCGTTTGCCGCGCTCACCTATATCGGCTTCGACGGCGTCACCACGCTGGCCGAGGATGTAGAGAATCCAAAGCGCAACGTTCTGCTGGCTGTGGTGCTGACCTGTATTTTTGCCGGCGTGTGCAGTGCTTTCGAGGCTTATTTGGGCGCGCGCGTGTGGCCCGACTGGCAGTCGTTTCCAAATCTTGAAACTGCTTTCATGGACATTTGCAGCCGGGTGGGCGGCGTGGTTTTGTTCAATGCCATGGGCGTAATTTTGATTGTCGCGGCGTTTGGCAGCGGACTGACGGGCACGCTGGGCGCGGCGCGGTTACTGTTTGGCATGGGACGCGACAACGTGTTGCCGAAGAAGTTTTTCGGGCAGCTGAAACCGGGTACGAGCACTCCGACCAACAACATTCTGCTGATTGGGGGGCTGTCATTTGTGGGCGCGGTTTTGCTGTATCACATTGGCAACGCCTATGAGCATGCGGGCGAACTGCTGAACTTCGGCGCATTCCTGGCGTTCATGGGGGTGAACTTTGCCTGCTTCTGGCAGTTCTCAGTGCTCGCAAGCAAGAATGGCGGCGAGCGGCGGCTGGTGCGCGACGCGATTCTGCCGATAATCGGTTTCCTCTTCTGCCTGCTGATCTGGCTCAACCTCAATATCATTGCCAAGACCGTAGGCGGGATCTGGTTCGCGATTGGCCTGCTCTATGTGGGCTACAAGACGAACTGGTTCCGTTCCGCGCCGGTGATGATCGACTTTAGCGACTCATAG
- a CDS encoding FG-GAP-like repeat-containing protein yields MRISVALVAMLATAFGFLSPSSQPNSIEAARLNNLGAAYMNQQLFEKALKSFRQAAEADPKLEIARLNEGIAYLNLQKVDEAKAALEDAVKQDPKNPNAWYGLGMLAKNMGDAAAAIDAFKRVIEIDPNDADTWYFLGTAYSQAKQFPQAIEAFEHALKLQPLHASAEFGLSRAYQQSADVDHAREHLKKFQYITQNKIGAPMSLAYGEQGQYSRAVESPSAVLKPPAPIKVRFVDVTKEAGIVTIASNSPSDSFEPGACFLDYDNDGRIDILFPDNGAQGGMTLYHNLGDGKFEDVTRRAGLDAGLHGAGCTIGDYDNDGAADIVLSVNGRVILLHNEKNGTFNDTTQVAGLENAGSDGGLTFIDYDHDGDLDLYTSVPFVKLHGPANAPVAASLNNMWRNNNNGTFTRVTDQTGLASSAAYNAVGTDYNNDRAIDLVVADSGPTIFENPREGTFLPRKLWSAPMPTVVVGVTVLDFDHEGWMDLAFTHAGNPPLTLWRNNHGKSFDRVKLPETNWVRAFGVAAFDYDNDGWVDLVAVGETKEGKGEIKLFRNLGPDGFKDVTADVGLDKIQLKDPRAIITGDYDNDGATDLLITQNHGPAVLLRNEGGNQNHWLRLALKGLADNKSAIGTKVEVFAGGNRQKFEIYGSNGYLGQNSPYLTVGLGDSKDADIVRMLWPTGVLQDEIQIAGDRQQDFLEIDRRGSSCPTLFVWNGDRYEFVADMLGAGVVGHWVGPGQRDVPRPVEYVKIPRDAIREKEAGVGRQASGIRRQTSDLGPENSAQSVGPTTDDRRPMTVLSFRFMEPLEEAVYLDQVRLLAVDHPADTDVYPNEYFASNPPYPAFKVVVSRDARPPAGAGDEHGHDVLPDLLAHRYVGDFEVTQFAGFAKPHTLTLDLGKAYGGGPLWLLLHGEVEYFSANSMYAAAQAGIEAVSPYVEALGEDGKWKRVVDDMGFPAGGPRTMTADLTGKLPPGTRKIRMTTNLQVYWDSILIDRTEQSVAPASRRLSGGRPAHRDRTEIFAAGFQGAGETARRARTTADQPDSRAESETLSGQPARRRRYDYRLTPVPLLRANLEFHGYPLKIEGKPAGNVQYVYEKASATGPYTRPAGTYTRYGDVLPLLAATDDRLAVFGSGDEVQLDFDPAKLPALPEGWVRDYFFAANGYEKDMDFYAAEGNYVAPLPFLSMGEYPYSAKKSFPLDDAHVNYLLEYNTRHMSGNEQRGYWFDYGDNR; encoded by the coding sequence TTGCGAATTTCTGTTGCTCTTGTGGCGATGCTGGCCACCGCCTTCGGTTTTCTGTCTCCATCGTCCCAGCCCAATTCAATCGAAGCCGCGCGCCTGAACAATCTGGGCGCGGCCTACATGAATCAGCAGCTTTTCGAAAAGGCGTTGAAGTCGTTTCGGCAGGCGGCGGAGGCCGATCCAAAACTTGAAATCGCGCGACTGAATGAGGGCATTGCGTATCTGAATTTGCAGAAAGTAGATGAGGCCAAGGCCGCTCTCGAAGATGCGGTCAAGCAAGACCCGAAGAATCCGAATGCGTGGTACGGCCTGGGTATGCTCGCCAAGAACATGGGTGACGCGGCCGCGGCGATCGATGCATTCAAGCGCGTGATCGAGATCGATCCGAATGACGCCGACACCTGGTATTTCCTGGGCACAGCGTATTCGCAGGCCAAGCAATTTCCGCAGGCGATTGAAGCCTTCGAGCACGCGCTGAAGCTGCAACCGTTGCATGCATCGGCAGAGTTTGGATTGTCACGCGCCTACCAGCAGTCCGCCGACGTGGACCACGCCCGCGAGCATCTGAAGAAATTCCAATACATCACGCAGAATAAAATCGGCGCTCCTATGAGCCTGGCCTACGGCGAGCAGGGCCAATATTCGCGCGCGGTCGAGTCGCCGTCGGCGGTGTTGAAGCCGCCCGCGCCGATCAAGGTGCGGTTTGTGGATGTGACGAAAGAGGCGGGGATTGTCACAATCGCGTCGAACTCTCCGTCTGACTCCTTCGAACCCGGTGCCTGTTTTCTCGACTACGACAACGACGGCAGGATTGACATTTTATTCCCTGACAACGGTGCTCAGGGAGGTATGACGCTATACCACAATCTCGGCGATGGAAAGTTTGAAGACGTCACCCGGAGGGCTGGGCTTGATGCCGGTTTGCACGGCGCCGGCTGCACCATTGGGGATTACGACAACGACGGGGCCGCCGATATAGTGTTAAGCGTCAACGGGCGCGTGATCCTTTTGCACAACGAGAAAAACGGAACGTTCAACGACACGACGCAGGTCGCGGGTCTTGAGAATGCTGGGTCCGACGGCGGTCTCACCTTTATTGATTACGACCACGATGGAGACTTGGACCTTTACACGAGCGTTCCTTTCGTAAAGCTGCACGGCCCGGCCAACGCACCTGTCGCTGCCAGCCTTAACAACATGTGGCGCAACAACAATAACGGAACGTTCACTCGAGTTACGGACCAAACGGGCCTGGCTTCGAGCGCCGCTTACAACGCAGTGGGAACAGACTACAACAATGATCGCGCCATTGATCTAGTGGTCGCGGATAGTGGCCCGACGATCTTTGAGAACCCACGAGAAGGGACATTCCTACCGCGCAAGCTCTGGTCCGCTCCGATGCCGACAGTAGTTGTGGGCGTTACCGTTCTTGATTTCGACCACGAAGGCTGGATGGACCTAGCATTCACGCACGCGGGTAATCCCCCCCTCACTCTCTGGCGCAACAATCACGGCAAGTCATTCGATCGCGTGAAGCTGCCCGAAACAAACTGGGTTCGTGCATTCGGCGTGGCCGCGTTTGATTACGACAACGACGGCTGGGTTGACCTCGTCGCGGTCGGCGAGACGAAAGAAGGCAAGGGCGAGATCAAACTCTTCCGCAATCTGGGGCCGGATGGTTTCAAAGATGTGACCGCCGACGTGGGGCTCGACAAGATTCAGCTCAAAGATCCGCGGGCGATTATTACTGGCGACTACGACAACGACGGGGCGACCGATCTGCTGATCACTCAGAATCACGGGCCGGCGGTGCTGCTGCGCAACGAGGGCGGGAATCAGAATCACTGGCTGCGGCTGGCGCTCAAGGGATTGGCCGACAACAAGTCGGCGATTGGGACGAAGGTGGAAGTGTTCGCGGGCGGGAATCGGCAGAAGTTTGAGATCTACGGATCGAACGGCTACCTCGGACAGAACTCGCCGTATCTCACGGTCGGACTGGGCGATTCCAAAGACGCCGACATTGTCCGCATGCTGTGGCCGACTGGCGTCCTGCAAGACGAGATTCAGATTGCCGGCGACCGGCAGCAGGATTTTCTTGAGATCGATCGGCGGGGCAGTTCGTGTCCGACCTTATTTGTGTGGAATGGCGATCGCTACGAGTTCGTCGCCGACATGCTGGGCGCGGGCGTGGTAGGACACTGGGTTGGACCGGGACAGCGCGACGTCCCGCGGCCTGTGGAATACGTCAAGATTCCTCGCGATGCGATTCGGGAGAAAGAAGCGGGCGTCGGGCGTCAGGCGTCAGGCATCCGGCGTCAGACCTCAGACCTCGGACCTGAGAACTCGGCGCAGAGCGTTGGGCCAACGACCGACGACCGACGACCAATGACCGTCCTGAGTTTTCGTTTCATGGAGCCGCTCGAGGAAGCCGTCTATCTGGATCAGGTGCGCCTGCTGGCGGTGGATCATCCGGCGGATACGGACGTTTATCCCAACGAATATTTCGCGTCGAACCCGCCGTATCCTGCGTTCAAAGTTGTGGTGAGCCGTGACGCGCGTCCTCCGGCTGGTGCAGGGGATGAGCATGGGCACGACGTGCTGCCGGATTTGCTGGCGCATCGTTATGTTGGCGATTTCGAGGTGACGCAGTTTGCGGGATTTGCTAAGCCCCATACCCTGACGCTGGATTTGGGGAAGGCTTACGGCGGCGGTCCGCTGTGGCTGCTGCTGCATGGCGAAGTGGAATATTTTTCCGCCAACAGCATGTATGCCGCGGCGCAGGCGGGGATCGAGGCGGTGTCGCCGTATGTCGAGGCATTGGGGGAAGATGGGAAGTGGAAGCGCGTGGTCGACGACATGGGATTTCCTGCCGGCGGTCCGCGGACGATGACGGCTGATCTGACTGGCAAGTTGCCGCCGGGCACGCGGAAGATTCGCATGACGACCAACTTGCAGGTTTATTGGGACAGCATTCTGATCGACCGCACTGAGCAATCAGTAGCGCCGGCGTCGAGGCGGCTGTCCGGTGGGCGTCCCGCCCACCGCGATCGAACCGAAATATTTGCCGCAGGGTTCCAAGGAGCCGGCGAGACGGCGCGTCGTGCAAGAACGACGGCAGATCAGCCTGACTCCCGCGCTGAGAGCGAGACGCTCTCAGGACAGCCGGCGAGACGCCGGCGCTACGATTACCGTCTCACTCCGGTTCCCTTGCTGCGGGCTAATCTGGAGTTTCACGGGTATCCGCTGAAGATTGAGGGCAAGCCGGCGGGGAACGTCCAGTATGTGTACGAGAAGGCGAGTGCGACCGGGCCGTACACGCGTCCGGCGGGAACGTATACGCGGTATGGAGACGTGTTGCCGCTGCTGGCCGCAACCGACGATAGGCTGGCAGTGTTTGGGTCGGGGGATGAAGTGCAATTGGATTTCGATCCTGCAAAACTGCCGGCGCTTCCTGAAGGGTGGGTGCGCGATTATTTCTTTGCCGCTAATGGTTACGAGAAAGACATGGATTTCTACGCGGCGGAAGGAAATTATGTTGCGCCGCTGCCGTTCTTGAGTATGGGCGAGTATCCGTATTCGGCGAAGAAGTCGTTTCCGCTGGATGATGCGCATGTGAATTATCTTCTGGAATACAACACGCGGCACATGTCGGGGAATGAGCAGCGTGGATATTGGTTCGATTACGGTGATAACAGATAA
- a CDS encoding CRTAC1 family protein, producing the protein MSPWLLLLAAVSPSPAQQLTFRDITAQAGIHFTHNNGAFGKKWLPETMGPGCAFIDYDNDGYPDIILINGSDFAGHPHAGATTLKLYHNNGNGTFTDVTRKAGLAIPMFGFGVAVGDYDNDGFDDIFVTALGQSHLFHNNGNGTFSDVTKSAGMWGPSEFSTSAAWVDYDRDGKLDLVVANYVQWSEPGDLYCTIDGAHKSYCTPESYKGTAVRLWRNLGGGKFEDATQKAGMGDPTSKSLGIAVLDANGDGWPDILIANDTQPNKLYVNKKDGTFEERGVAAGIGFSEDGIARAGMGVDAADYDRSGHASIIISNFANQMVSLYHNEGNGLFVDEAPQSEVGRATLVTLGFGCFFFDYDNDGWPDIFVADGHIEDQIEKVQKRVTFAEPSHLFRNLGGGKFTEVTAQMGSAFAAPKVARAAAYGDIDNDGFLDVLLTTNAGPAYLFHNEGGTNHSLRVKLVGTKSNRDGIGAIVRVNAGGSDKGFDKNDKQWKMLRSGSSYLAQSELVLTFGLGAQNRADTVEIQWPSGQVDKLSNIDAGQTVTVQEGKGVIANRAYGKPRR; encoded by the coding sequence ATGTCGCCGTGGTTGCTGCTCTTGGCGGCTGTTTCACCAAGCCCCGCCCAGCAACTTACCTTTCGCGATATCACCGCGCAAGCGGGCATCCACTTCACCCACAACAACGGCGCCTTCGGCAAGAAGTGGCTGCCGGAAACCATGGGGCCAGGCTGCGCATTCATCGACTACGACAATGACGGATATCCCGACATCATTCTGATTAACGGCTCTGATTTCGCGGGACATCCTCACGCCGGAGCCACGACCTTAAAGCTATACCACAACAATGGCAACGGAACCTTCACCGACGTTACGCGTAAAGCCGGCCTGGCGATTCCAATGTTTGGTTTTGGCGTCGCCGTTGGTGATTATGACAATGACGGCTTCGACGATATCTTCGTCACCGCGCTCGGCCAGAGTCATCTGTTTCACAACAACGGCAACGGCACGTTCTCTGACGTTACAAAATCCGCGGGCATGTGGGGTCCGAGCGAGTTTTCCACCAGCGCCGCCTGGGTCGACTACGATCGCGACGGCAAACTCGATCTCGTCGTTGCCAACTACGTGCAATGGAGCGAACCGGGCGATCTGTATTGCACCATCGACGGCGCGCACAAATCCTATTGCACTCCGGAATCATACAAAGGCACAGCAGTGCGCCTCTGGCGCAACCTCGGCGGCGGCAAGTTTGAAGACGCTACGCAGAAGGCCGGCATGGGCGACCCCACATCGAAAAGTCTTGGCATCGCGGTCCTCGACGCCAACGGCGATGGCTGGCCCGACATTCTGATCGCCAACGATACGCAGCCCAACAAACTTTACGTCAATAAAAAAGATGGAACGTTTGAGGAGCGCGGCGTGGCCGCCGGCATTGGCTTCAGCGAGGATGGCATCGCGCGCGCCGGCATGGGCGTAGATGCCGCCGACTACGACCGCAGCGGCCATGCCAGCATCATCATCAGCAACTTCGCCAATCAGATGGTCTCGCTGTATCACAACGAGGGCAACGGCCTGTTCGTCGACGAAGCGCCGCAATCGGAAGTGGGCCGGGCCACGCTGGTCACGCTGGGCTTTGGCTGTTTCTTTTTCGATTATGACAACGACGGCTGGCCGGATATTTTCGTTGCGGATGGCCACATCGAAGATCAGATCGAGAAGGTACAGAAACGCGTGACTTTTGCGGAGCCGTCGCATCTATTCCGCAATCTCGGCGGTGGAAAATTTACTGAAGTGACGGCGCAGATGGGCAGCGCCTTTGCTGCGCCCAAAGTGGCGCGGGCTGCGGCGTACGGCGACATCGATAACGACGGCTTTCTCGACGTTTTGCTGACGACCAACGCCGGACCGGCTTATTTATTCCACAACGAAGGCGGCACGAATCACAGCTTGCGTGTGAAACTTGTCGGCACGAAATCGAATCGCGACGGCATTGGTGCGATCGTTCGCGTGAATGCCGGCGGTTCTGATAAGGGTTTTGATAAGAATGATAAGCAGTGGAAGATGCTGCGTTCGGGATCGAGTTACTTGGCTCAAAGCGAACTGGTGCTGACGTTCGGTCTGGGGGCGCAGAACAGAGCAGACACAGTTGAGATTCAGTGGCCGAGCGGACAGGTCGACAAGCTTTCAAACATCGACGCCGGGCAAACTGTCACTGTGCAGGAAGGCAAGGGAGTGATTGCGAACCGGGCATACGGAAAGCCGCGTCGCTAG